One stretch of Chloroflexota bacterium DNA includes these proteins:
- a CDS encoding peptidylprolyl isomerase has translation MFKAPPQMTIDVNKKYSATIKTAKGDIVVELSAKDAPQTVNNFVSLARVGFYNDLKFHRVEPNFVIQGGDPQGDGTGGPGYTIPAEIKIKHSKGAIAMARLGDQQNPRRESSGSQFYITLEATPFLDGAYTAFGQVTQGMDVVAKIAKGDIIQTIVIDEK, from the coding sequence ATGTTTAAGGCACCACCGCAAATGACGATTGATGTCAACAAAAAGTACAGCGCGACGATCAAGACCGCGAAAGGCGATATCGTCGTCGAACTCTCGGCGAAAGATGCGCCGCAGACGGTGAATAATTTCGTCTCGCTCGCGCGCGTCGGTTTTTACAACGACCTGAAATTCCATCGTGTCGAACCGAACTTTGTGATCCAGGGCGGCGATCCGCAAGGTGATGGCACCGGCGGACCGGGTTATACGATTCCGGCGGAAATCAAAATCAAGCACAGCAAAGGCGCGATCGCGATGGCGCGGCTCGGCGACCAGCAAAATCCCAGACGCGAATCGAGCGGCAGTCAATTCTACATCACGCTCGAGGCAACGCCCTTCCTCGACGGCGCGTACACCGCGTTCGGGCAGGTCACGCAGGGGATGGACGTGGTCGCCAAGATCGCGAAAGGCGATATCATTCAAACGATTGTGATTGACGAAAAGTAG
- a CDS encoding SEC-C domain-containing protein, with the protein MFGELYARIRSQVVTYVFTYQYRGFARLASAERDRAARQAVEEAGTSQKVATGATKSANAKPDGGKPKAESKKQAEPPRKPVNASVGVKLGRNDPCWCGSGKKYKNCHMPSDTR; encoded by the coding sequence ATGTTCGGCGAATTGTACGCGCGCATCCGCTCGCAGGTGGTAACGTACGTGTTCACGTACCAGTATCGCGGTTTTGCGCGGCTCGCCAGCGCCGAGCGCGATCGCGCGGCGCGGCAAGCCGTCGAAGAAGCCGGCACGAGTCAAAAAGTGGCGACGGGCGCGACCAAATCGGCGAACGCCAAGCCGGATGGCGGCAAGCCCAAAGCGGAAAGTAAGAAGCAAGCCGAACCGCCGCGCAAACCGGTCAACGCATCGGTCGGTGTGAAACTGGGACGCAACGATCCGTGCTGGTGTGGGAGTGGCAAGAAATACAAGAACTGTCACATGCCAAGCGATACGCGCTAA
- a CDS encoding ribose-phosphate diphosphokinase: MAKMYGELALLSGRSNRPLAEAICRYLGVTLLETELFDFPNENIFVHLCCSVRGQDVFLLQSLCSPVNRNIMEMLIMLDALKRASAGRITVIIPFYAYSRSDKKDQPRVAITARLLADLIVTAGADRYMTFDLHAGQIQGFFSIPGDEFSAFPVLSEYLAAKKIPDAVVVSADLGFAKKARNFARRLDAPLAFVEKRRIGNDPKAQALTVIGDVQDKNAIIVDDEVDTAGTLTEAVYLLKRNGARAVFTVCTHAILSNPAFERLSQAPIEEFICTDTVPIPDERRLPNFKILSVAPLLAETVARTHEGRSVGEYLKDA; this comes from the coding sequence ATGGCGAAGATGTACGGCGAATTGGCGCTGCTGAGTGGGCGCAGTAATCGGCCCTTGGCAGAAGCCATTTGCCGGTACTTGGGCGTCACACTTCTCGAAACCGAGTTGTTCGACTTTCCAAACGAAAATATTTTCGTGCATCTCTGTTGCAGCGTGCGCGGACAGGATGTCTTTCTGTTGCAAAGTCTCTGTTCGCCCGTCAATCGGAACATTATGGAGATGCTGATCATGCTCGACGCGCTCAAACGCGCGTCCGCCGGTCGCATCACCGTCATCATTCCATTTTACGCGTACAGCCGCAGCGACAAAAAAGATCAACCCCGCGTCGCGATCACCGCGCGTTTGCTCGCCGATTTGATCGTGACCGCCGGCGCGGATCGTTATATGACGTTCGATCTCCATGCCGGGCAGATTCAGGGTTTCTTTAGTATTCCCGGCGATGAGTTCTCGGCGTTTCCAGTGCTCAGCGAATATCTCGCGGCGAAGAAAATTCCGGACGCGGTCGTGGTTTCTGCCGACCTGGGTTTCGCGAAAAAGGCGCGCAACTTTGCGCGCCGGCTCGACGCGCCGCTGGCGTTCGTCGAAAAACGGCGCATCGGCAACGACCCCAAAGCACAGGCACTGACGGTCATCGGCGACGTGCAAGACAAGAACGCGATTATCGTGGACGATGAAGTGGATACCGCCGGCACGTTGACCGAAGCGGTTTACTTGCTCAAGCGCAATGGCGCGCGCGCGGTCTTTACCGTTTGCACGCACGCGATTCTCTCCAACCCGGCGTTCGAACGACTCAGCCAAGCGCCTATCGAAGAATTTATTTGTACGGATACGGTGCCGATTCCCGATGAAAGGCGACTGCCGAATTTCAAGATTCTCTCGGTTGCGCCGTTGCTCGCGGAAACCGTCGCGCGCACGCACGAAGGGCGCAGCGTGGGCGAGTATCTCAAGGACGCGTGA
- a CDS encoding NAD-dependent epimerase/dehydratase family protein — translation MNDHTLNVVLGASGGIGNAVARTLAAQGKRVRAVNRSGKADLPATVEVVRGDALDAASVRAACAGAGVVFNCVNVPYPEWEAKFPPMMQNITDAAAAVDAKLIFADNVYMYGPVSVPLTEDLPYAAPGHKGKLRARLANELMQAHASGKVRVAIGRASDFYGPGVTNALAGGDVFRAIVAGKQAMWAGSLDMPHTLTYIDDFARGLITLAERDDALGQTWHIAGAEPITARQFFQLAFEIAGTRAHIGVYSPWMIWLVGVFSPLVREVRETLYQFTRPFVVDGTKFARAFGYNPCTPHRQAIEQTIAWYRNHPK, via the coding sequence ATGAACGACCATACCTTGAATGTCGTGCTGGGCGCGAGCGGCGGCATTGGCAACGCGGTGGCACGCACACTCGCGGCGCAAGGCAAGCGCGTGCGCGCGGTGAATCGAAGCGGCAAAGCGGACTTGCCGGCGACCGTCGAGGTCGTGCGCGGCGATGCACTCGACGCGGCGAGCGTGCGTGCGGCGTGCGCGGGCGCAGGAGTCGTGTTCAACTGTGTCAACGTGCCCTACCCAGAGTGGGAGGCAAAATTTCCGCCGATGATGCAAAACATCACCGATGCGGCGGCGGCAGTTGACGCAAAACTGATTTTTGCCGACAACGTGTACATGTACGGTCCCGTGTCCGTTCCGCTCACCGAAGATTTACCGTATGCCGCGCCGGGACACAAAGGCAAACTACGCGCGCGGCTGGCGAACGAGTTGATGCAAGCGCACGCGAGTGGCAAGGTGCGCGTCGCAATCGGTCGCGCGTCCGATTTTTACGGACCGGGCGTGACGAATGCGTTGGCGGGCGGCGATGTTTTTCGCGCCATCGTCGCCGGGAAACAAGCGATGTGGGCTGGCTCGCTCGACATGCCGCACACGCTGACGTACATTGACGATTTCGCGCGCGGGCTGATCACGCTCGCAGAACGCGACGATGCCCTGGGACAAACGTGGCACATTGCCGGCGCGGAGCCGATCACGGCTCGACAGTTCTTCCAGCTCGCGTTTGAAATTGCGGGGACGCGCGCACACATAGGCGTGTACTCGCCGTGGATGATTTGGCTCGTCGGCGTGTTCTCGCCGTTGGTGCGCGAGGTGCGCGAGACGCTGTACCAGTTCACGCGACCGTTCGTCGTAGACGGAACGAAATTCGCGCGTGCGTTCGGCTACAACCCTTGCACGCCGCATCGCCAAGCGATCGAGCAAACGATCGCGTGGTACCGGAATCACCCGAAATAA